Proteins encoded within one genomic window of Cucumis sativus cultivar 9930 chromosome 3, Cucumber_9930_V3, whole genome shotgun sequence:
- the LOC101203268 gene encoding lactoylglutathione lyase yields MANNLGPFSIISSLLFLSLIIGTSLAARNLNDNVLEWVKKDHRHFLRAVIHVSDLDRSIRFYTKGFGMKVLKRRNFPDRQYRDALVGFGPENTHFLLELRQRHDSNNVFIGTEFGHFGIATQDVYKSVEKARANGALVIQKPQKINQTMFAFVQDHDGYKFKLIQSKCLADPLVQVMFHVQDLNRSINFYTKALGMKLFEKKNNSTGQIVSGTLGYGINQSKTTVLQLEKRKNIPRDDGRDGYSMVYIGTDNVNKSADAAKLVMKELGGSVIIEPILLSNINVKLTGFFDPDNWITIMVDNKDYRKGRL; encoded by the exons ATGGCAAACAACTTGGGACCTTTTTCTATCATTTCatctcttctcttcctctctttg ATCATCGGAACAAGTTTAGCCGCTCGTAATCTAAATGACAATGTGTTAGAATGGGTAAAGAAGGACCATCGTCATTTTCTTCGTGCAGTTATTCACGTATCAGATCTCGACCGTTCTATTCG GTTTTACACTAAAGGCTTTGGAATGAAAGTCTTGAAAAGAAGGAACTTCCCAGATCGTCAATATAGAGATGCCCTCGTTGGGTTTGGACCTGAAAACACTCACTTTTTGTTAGAATTAAGACAAA GACATGATTCCAATAATGTATTTATTGGGACAGAGTTTGGACACTTTGGGATTGCCACTCAAGAT GTCTATAAATCTGTGGAGAAAGCTAGAGCTAATGGTGCATTGGTGATCCAAAAACCCCaaaaaattaaccaaaccATGTTTGCCTTTGTGCAAGATCATGATGGTTATAAGTTTAAGCTCATTCAAAGCAAATGTTTAGCTGATCCTCTTGTTCAAGTTATGTTTCATGTACAAGATTTGAATCGTTCCATTAACTTCTATACAAAG gCATTGGGCATGAagttgtttgaaaagaaaaacaattcaacAGGACAG ATTGTTTCAGGGACTTTGGGTTATGGAATAAACCAAAGTAAAACAACAGTATTGCAATtggaaaagaggaaaaacatCCCTCGTGATGATGGACGAGATGGTTATTCAATG GTGTATATTGGTACTGACAATGTAAACAAGAGTGCTGATGCAGCTAAGCTGGTAATGAAAGAGCTTGGCGGTAGCGTAATCATCGAGCCTATTCTACTGTCCAATATCAATGTCAAATTAACTGGCTTTTTTGACCCCGATAATTGGATAACG ATTATGGTTGACAACAAAGATTATAGAAAGGGAAGgctttga
- the LOC101203033 gene encoding GDSL esterase/lipase At5g55050, whose amino-acid sequence MASSFHGFFFIFIFIFIIFNYFTLFLEAAALVPAMYVFGDSLVDVGNNNYLNFSSPKANFYPNGIDFPTGKPTGRFCNGKNPADFLAEKVGLASAPSYLSIIENRSYIHDRNRGINFASGGATIIPQSNQIISTSISLCKQVVYYNSIYESLVKDLGVTKAKAYTSKSLYLIEIGSNDIFGYFASINLRKIYTPPQYLDLMSHHFEKQLKRLYENGARKVVVIGVGVIGCTPAMRYRNISEGCNSEMNWLAFVYNQHLTSMLNRLKDELFGFHFSFFDGFSIMLSSIHKPTSFGFSEVKAACCGSGRLKAQMACIPKASYCNNREKYLFWDKYHPTQQAHHFFSDLIFNGPRKYTFPINVQTLVAIQL is encoded by the exons ATGGCTTCAAGTTTTCATGGCTTCTtctttatcttcatcttcatcttcatcatctttaattattttacattatttttggAAGCTGCGGCTTTGGTTCCTGCCATGTATGTATTTGGAGACTCATTAGTGGATGTTGGTAACAacaattatcttaatttttcatCACCCAAAGCCAACTTTTATCCTAATGGCATTGACTTTCCCACCGGAAAACCCACCGGAAGGTTCTGTAATGGCAAGAACCCAGCTGATTTTCTCG CTGAGAAAGTGGGTTTGGCTAGTGCACCATCATATCTTTCGATTATTGAGAATAGAAGTTATATACATGACAGAAACAGAGGCATCAACTTTGCTTCTGGAGGAGCCACAATCATTCcacaatcaaatcaaataatt AGTACATCAATATCATTGTGTAAGCAAGTGGTCTACTACAATTCTATATATGAATCATTGGTGAAAGATTTGGGAGTGACTAAAGCAAAGGCATATACTTCCAAATCTCTATATTTGATAGAAATTGGAAGCAATGACATATTTGGCTATTTTGCATCAATCAACCTTCGCAAAATCTACACTCCTCCACAATATTTGGACTTGATGTCTCACCATTTCGAGAAGCAACTAAAG AGATTGTACGAAAATGGAGCACGTAAAGTGGTGGTGATTGGTGTGGGAGTAATTGGATGCACACCAGCAATGAGATACCGAAACATCTCGGAAGGATGCAATTCTGAAATGAATTGGTTGGCATTTGTGTACAATCAACACCTCACATCAATGCTAAACAGACTCAAAGATGAGTTATTTGgctttcatttttccttctttgatGGCTTCTCTATCATGCTTAGCTCCATCCACAAGCCCACTTCTTTTG GTTTTAGTGAAGTTAAAGCAGCATGTTGTGGGTCTGGTAGACTGAAGGCTCAAATGGCTTGCATTCCAAAAGCATCTTATTGCAATAATAGAGAGAAGTATTTATTTTGGGATAAATACCATCCAACACAACAAGCTCATCATTTTTTCTCTGATTTAATATTCAATGGGCCACGAAAATACACTTTTCCCATCAATGTTCAAACCCTTGTAGCTATCCaactctaa